The sequence below is a genomic window from Streptosporangium lutulentum.
GGTTTATCCGGATAGACCCGAACGACGCTGTCGACGAGCATTGAGATCAAAGCGGCGACGAAAGGTTATCGGTCCCATGGCAGGCACAGCGACACCAGCGGCGAGCTCGTGGCACGAGGGCGTGCCGACACCGGGCCGGCGCCCCGAATACGCCGGGCTCCGAGTGAGCAACCAGGATCGGGAGCAGGTGGTCGGTCACGTCAAGACCGCCTACGCGGAGGGACGACTCGACAAGTTCGAGTTCGACGACCGCCTGGAGCGGGCGATGACGGCCCGCGTCCACGGCGACCTCATGCCGATCATGCACGAGCTGTACGGCTCGCACCCGGCGCCCTCATACCCTCCGGCCATGAGCCGGACGGTAACCGGCCGTCACCTCGACGGGCGGGCGGGTGTGGGAGGGGAGCGTCTGGGCGCGGCGGCGGCGCACCTCCTACCGCTGACCGGTCTGCTCGCGATCGGCCCACTGATCATGATGCTCACCATGGGCAAGACCTCGCCCTACGTCCGCGCACAGGCGGTGGAGGCCCTGAACTTCCAGTTGACGATGCTCGGAGCCACCATCCTGCTGGCGATCACGTTCGTGGGCGTGGTGCTGACGCCCGTGCTCTGGATCGGAGGCCTGGTGCTGTCCGTCGTCGGCGGTCTGGCAGCGCTGGGCGAGGGTGACTTCCGCTACCCGTTCACGGTGCGTCTGGTGAAGTAGACAAGGCGCGTGAAGTAGACAAGGCACGGCCGGGGTTCGCGGGGGCCGGATCACGTGCGCGCGTACCTCCGCGTCCGGTGTGGCAGGTTGGGTCAGGCGCCAAGGACCTCGTACTTGACCTGCATCGTTCCGGCGCCGACGTCGCCGATGGCGGCGAAGGCGGCCTCGGACAGGTCAAGGCAGCGTCCGCCGACATACGGGCCGCGGTCGTTGATGCGGACCGTAACCGACTTGTCGTTGTGGAGGTTGGTCACCCGGACCTCGCTGCCCATCGGCAGGCTTTTGTGCGCCGCGGTCATCGCACTGGGGTCGAAGGGTTCGCCACTCGCCGTCATCTGCCCCTCCGCGTAGAAGGAGGCGCCGCAGGTTCCGGTCGAGAGCACGTGGGTCTTCGCCCTGGGAGAGGTCTTGGCCGTGTCCTTGCGGGAGGTTCCGGGAGAGTCGGATCTGTTGCCCTTGGGCGTTTTCTTCGATCCGAAGGAGTCGGACTTCGAGCCTTGGGATGTGCCCTTCGTCTTCGGTCCGAAGGAGTCGGACCTTGAGCCTTGGGATGTGCCCTTCCCCTTCGGTCCGAAGGAGTCGGACTTCGAAGCTTGGGATGTGCCCTTCCCCTTGGGCGTGGTGGGGTCGTCCGACGACGGAGTGGTGGTTTCCGGGCTGGTGGGGCCTTCCGACGGTGCAGTGGTTTCCGGGGCGGTGGGGTCGCCTGACGGTGAGGTGGTGGGGTCGTCTGACGGCGGGGCGGTGGGGTCGTCTGACGGTGAGGTGGTGGGGTCGTCTGACGGCGGGGCGGTGGGGTCGCCTGATGGCGAGGTGGTGGGGTCGTCTGACGGTGAGGTGGTGGGGTCGCCTGATGGCGGTGTTGTGGGGTCGTCTGATGGTGAGGTGGTGGGGTCGTCTGATGGCGGTGTTGTGGGGTCGTCTGACGGTGAGGTGGTGGGGTCGTCTGACGGCGGAGTGGCGGGGTCGTCCGACGGTGTTGTGGGGTCGTCCGACGGTGTTGTGGTGGAGTCGTCAGGCGGAGCGGTGGTGTCCGAGGTGGTTGGATCGTCCGACGGTGTGGTGGTCTCTGACGCGGTGGCGCTCGCCTCGGTCGTGGGCTGAGGCTGGGGTGTGACCTCAAGAACGGGCTCGGTTGCCTCGGCGTCGGCCGTCTCGTTCTCGGAGGGAACGGAGTCACCGGCGGCCTGGTCGTCGAGCGGCTGAGCGCCGGCGTAAGCGGCTGCCGCGGCCGTCCGCGAGAGGCCGTCTCCGCTTGAGAATATTCCGACGATGACCGAGGCCACGGTCAGCGCGGTGAAAACGGCGATCAACGCGATCAGGTATCGCTTGCTCAGCGTCGGTTTCTTCGAGGCGGACGCGTCGGGAGAGGGGGAGCGGAGGTGTCGGCCCAAGGTAAACCACGATCCAAAATCCGAGGGAAGGCGTGGGAGGGTCGCGCGTGGCGGGGGAGAAAGGGGAGCCACGCCGACCGGTCCCACTGACGGAGCGTGGGGACTGTCCGTCAGAATGTGGTTGACCATATGCGACAAACAGGTGGTAAAGGTACGTTAATGTCGTAAAGAGAAGCCATGTTTTGGCAAAGAAATCGTTGGTCAACGAGCGACGAAGCGTGCTGTCCCCAAAACGCCGGTCACGTGAAGGACCGCGCAAGGTGTCCAAAACGCCGGTCAAGAAGGGACCCACGCGTGGAGTC
It includes:
- a CDS encoding DUF1707 and DUF4870 domain-containing protein; this translates as MAGTATPAASSWHEGVPTPGRRPEYAGLRVSNQDREQVVGHVKTAYAEGRLDKFEFDDRLERAMTARVHGDLMPIMHELYGSHPAPSYPPAMSRTVTGRHLDGRAGVGGERLGAAAAHLLPLTGLLAIGPLIMMLTMGKTSPYVRAQAVEALNFQLTMLGATILLAITFVGVVLTPVLWIGGLVLSVVGGLAALGEGDFRYPFTVRLVK
- a CDS encoding septal ring lytic transglycosylase RlpA family protein translates to MLSTGTCGASFYAEGQMTASGEPFDPSAMTAAHKSLPMGSEVRVTNLHNDKSVTVRINDRGPYVGGRCLDLSEAAFAAIGDVGAGTMQVKYEVLGA